Proteins from a single region of Apium graveolens cultivar Ventura chromosome 7, ASM990537v1, whole genome shotgun sequence:
- the LOC141672085 gene encoding disease resistance protein RPP13-like, producing MVDAIVSLAIEKLGAFIAQEVNILLEVKDNLRWLKDELRYLQSSVRSAESRLEEEQIRNWVEDVRDVANDAIKILSDFSAHQEEYAAPKQGILDRVRACVCVCNREVMLYDIGKEIESLQKRILLIKNRRNDYRIDNILATPKKQQKERTLLRITAINNQVEVVGFEDDFKTLMGELNSKDLSLKVISIHGMGGLGKTSLATKLYNSSELRNFDTRAKVCVSNEYNIKDVLKRIVTSFMGAEYEQKLSTMDEYHLLQHLPELLQSRGRYLVLIDDIWDIKVWDQVKIAFPNQKNGSRIIITTRNKKVAEMTNVLADDKCFVHQLRFLTEDESWELFCKRAEPTTPNMKKLGREMVGKCRGLPLAIVVLSGLLSHNMSYDYWSKVKEHIWRHLKDDDLSPQIGEILSLSFNDLSPQMKDCFLYLARYPEDHVIDPDELKRLWIAEEFISEAEEGEGVIMEDLAEDCLNELINRNLLQVNDLRWNGQVQGCRVHDLVRDLAIKKAKEHKLLVVLDSGKHHPELIHLLEGQPRHAIYNEIGEYLKLVERRFDALCVRSLAVVNYLRGKDELKEMKLACARFKNLKVLDMDSVQSKRIPEEIGDLVHLKYLGLMGLEEYSDDPIEIPASIGKLKKLQTLHGRWRTDYTVPPEICELHELRHLDIDVTGSLNIGTHQTKLQTLDRIECKEWMKIDTVNLTKLHTLCIYGEKYQSNSYRLESVANLTSLQTFTLFFRSVEIPTLKPLSSCNRLKSMSLVGTLKDPSELRHLPDSITDLSLRVSEFTEDPMPTLGSLSNLTALQLDNVYRGNKMVCSENGFPSLQILILFDFQNLEELEVGDGAFPSLKQFQRVGCIKLKNIPVQLAERLQNS from the coding sequence ATGGTTGATGCAATCGTATCTCTTGCAATTGAAAAGCTTGGTGCATTTATTGCACAAGAAGTTAACATTCTACTAGAAGTGAAAGATAATTTAAGGTGGCTCAAAGATGAATTGCGCTACCTCCAATCTTCCGTAAGATCTGCAGAATCAAGACTCGAAGAGGAGCAAATTCGCAACTGGGTGGAGGACGTTAGAGATGTCGCCAATGATGCGATAAAAATCCTGAGCGATTTCAGTGCTCACCAAGAAGAATATGCAGCTCCGAAACAAGGTATCTTGGATCGTGTTCGGGCCTGTGTTTGCGTGTGCAATAGAGAAGTTATGCTTTATGatattggcaaggagattgagtCACTCCAAAAAAGGATCCTTCTGATCAAGAATAGGCGAAATGACTACCGTATTGACAACATCTTAGCCACTCCAAAAAAGCAGCAGAAAGAGAGAACATTGTTGAGAATAACCGCCATTAATAACCAGGTGGAAGTGGTTGGCTTCGAGGACGATTTTAAGACTTTGATGGGGGAGCTTAATAGCAAGGACCTTTCCCTCAAAGTCATTTCAATTCACGGAATGGGGGGCTTGGGCAAGACTTCACTTGCCACAAAGTTGTACAACTCTAGCGAGTTGAGAAATTTTGATACTCGTGCTAAGGTTTGTGTGTCCAACGAATATAACATAAAAGATGTTTTGAAGAGAATAGTGACGTCTTTTATGGGAGCTGAGTACGAACAAAAGTTGTCAACCATGGACGAGTACCATTTGCTGCAGCACCTGCCAGAGTTACTTCAAAGTCGAGGCCGATATTTGGTTTTGATTGATGATATATGGGACATAAAGGTTTGGGACCAGGTTAAGATTGCTTTTCCAAACCAGAAAAACGGTAGTAGAATCATCATTACCACCCGCAACAAAAAAGTTGCAGAGATGACGAATGTTTTGGCAGATGACAAATGTTTTGTCCATCAACTCCGTTTTCTAACGGAAGATGAGAGCTGGGAATTGTTCTGTAAGAGAGCAGAACCAACAACCCCAAATATGAAGAAATTAGGAAGGGAGATGGTTGGTAAATGTCGAGGTTTACCACTAGCAATCGTGGTACTGAGCGGCCTCTTATCACACAACATGAGCTATGATTATTGGTCAAAGGTGAAGGAGCATATATGGAGACACTTGAAGGATGATGACTTGTCTCCCCAGATTGGAGAAATACTGAGTTTGAGTTTTAATGACTTGTCTCCCCAAATGAAAGACTGTTTTCTCTACCTTGCAAGGTACCCGGAAGACCATGTGATTGATCCAGACGAGTTGAAGCGTCTATGGATTGCAGAGGAATTCATATCAGAAGCCGAGGAAGGTGAAGGAGTAATCATGGAGGATTTGGCTGAAGATTGTTTGAATGAGTTAATTAATCGCAATTTGCTTCAGGTTAATGATTTGCGATGGAACGGACAAGTTCAGGGTTGCCGGGTCCATGATCTTGTCCGTGATCTTGCCATAAAAAAAGCAAAGGAGCACAAGTTGTTGGTCGTTTTGGACTCAGGGAAACACCATCCAGAACTCATTCATTTGTTGGAAGGACAACCTCGTCATGCCATTTACAATGAAATAGGTGAGTATTTAAAACTAGTTGAGCGTAGATTTGATGCTTTATGTGTGCGTTCATTGGCAGTGGTAAATTATTTAAGGGGTAAAGATgaattaaaagaaatgaagttggCGTGTGCGAGATTCAAAAATCTTAAAGTCCTAGATATGGATAGTGTGCAATCTAAGAGAATACCAGAAGAAATAGGAGATTTAGTTCACTTAAAGTACTTGGGCTTAATGGGTCTTGAGGAGTATTCTGATGATCCTATAGAAATTCCAGCAAGTATAGGCAAGCTTAAAAAGCTACAAACCTTGCACGGTCGGTGGAGAACAGACTACACAGTTCCTCCGGAGATATGTGAGCTTCATGAGTTGAGACATCTAGACATTGATGTTACTGGGAGTTTGAATATAGGTACCCACCAAACAAAGTTGCAGACTCTTGATCGTATAGAGTGTAAAGAATGGATGAAGATTGATACTGTTAATCTCACCAAACTCCATACACTCTGTATATATGGAGAAAAATATCAAAGCAACAGTTACAGGCTGGAGTCCGTAGCCAATTTAACAAGTCTCCAAACATTCACACTATTCTTTAGATCTGTTGAGATTCCAACACTGAAACCACTCTCGTCTTGCAATCGTCTCAAGAGCATGTCCTTAGTCGGTACTCTAAAAGATCCATCGGAACTACGTCATCTGCCCGATTCAATCACGGATTTAAGTCTAAGAGTAAGTGAGTTTACAGAAGATCCAATGCCCACTCTGGGAAGTTTGTCGAATCTCACCGCTCTTCAGTTGGATAATGTGTACAGGGGAAACAAAATGGTATGCAGTGAGAATGGGTTTCCAAGTCttcaaattttaatattatttgattttcaaaatctGGAAGAATTGGAAGTTGGGGACGGAGCTTTCCCTTCTCTCAAGCAATTTCAAAGAGTTGGTTGTATAAAACTGAAGAACATTCCTGTACAACTAGCAGAACGCTTACAGAATTCCTAA
- the LOC141671562 gene encoding uncharacterized protein LOC141671562, giving the protein MSEQTAKCMTWHHDRVVVEGQLSHAADGDEWKAFDARFSRFAKEARNIRLGLSSDGFDPFRDPLARDYTVWPVVMVVYNLPPSMCMKAPYMFMPLIIPGPTDPTKDLHVYLRPLIDELKMLWHTGVETYDRSSRTNFQMRATLMWTISDFPALAMLSGWSTKGKLSCHVCSGDVKGFQLKNGGKTSFFGTARYFLEPGDPLRNSTKFGKREVRSVTARHSGTRAKTTCDLIQFPPPGKLTKRRPRDYGVANNWTHYSPFFELPYWETLNLRHNIDVMHTEKNVFENIFYTMLNDKNKTKDNLKARHDCEELGIRRELWTPDGKRMPPAPYALVREQVDKLLGWILTLKLPDGYVSNISRCVNLEKHTIQRMKSHDCHIFMQKLLPIVCRDLLPRQVGDAIIELSNFFQDLCSSTLRYSDLLKMEKDVVRIMSKFETIYVPGFFDPMEHLPLHLATECKLGGPVTYRWMYPFERFLHGLKMKVRNKAYPEGSMAERYIEEECVHFCSLYFKSEIETVHNQLRRFEAPKKCIDPNLLSVYTHPTKSIVRKGHRILSVDEDRLIKYYVLINTPEVAKYLSEFHKLVHKQYPEFDDVANERFQKDRFTNWFEKRVADYPKLKQKFKDLIRGPMRDVDIYNGCHCNGYKFGCAKSNERTSPNSGVLVIGTSYKESFQNNYGRLEEILELHYHNGHKVVLFKCHWFDHTTHVKVHRNRMTTVDIRST; this is encoded by the exons ATGTCTGAGCAAACTGCTAAGTGTATGACGTGGCACCATGATAGAGTTGTAGTTGAAGGTCAATTATCTCATGCAGCAGATGGCGATGAATGGAAAGCCTTTGATGCTAGATTTTCGAGGTTTGCAAAAGAGGCACGGAATATCAGACTTGGCCTTTCTAGTGATGGATTTGACCCATTTCGTGATCCACTAGCAAGGGATTACACTGTATGGCCTGTGGTTATGGTTGTTTATAACCTTCCACCATCTATGTGCATGAAAGCTCCATACATGTTCATGCCTCTCATTATTCCCGGTCCCACTGATCCTACAAAAGACCTACATGTTTATCTCCGTCCGCTAATTGATGAACTGAAGATGTTATGGCATACAGGGGTGGAGACATATGATAGGTCATCACGCACAAATTTCCAGATGAGGGCAACACTAATGTGGACGATTAGCGACTTTCCAGCACTTGCAATGTTAAGTGGATGGTCAACAAAGGGTAAAttatcatgtcatgtatgtaGTGGAGATGTTAAAGGCTTTCAACTCAAGAATGGTGGTAAAACTTCTTTCTTTGGCACTGCTCGATATTTTTTGGAACCAGGTGATCCTTTGAGGAATAGCACAAAGTTTGGAAAACGAGAGGTACGATCTGTTACAGCTCGACATTCGGGAACAAGGGCAAAGACTACATGTGATCTTATACAGTTTCCTCCTCCGGGAAAGTTAACCAAAAGAAGACCCAGGGATTATGGTGTGGCTAATAATTGGACTCATTATTCTCCATTTTTTGAGCTCCCGTATTGGGAGACACTTAATCTTCGACATAATATTGATGTCATGCACACCGAAAAGAATGTGTTTGAAAACATATTCTACACAATGCTGAATGATAAGAACAAGACAAAAGATAACTTAAAAGCAAGGCATGATTGTGAGGAACTTGGTATTAGGCGTGAGTTGTGGACTCCGGATGGGAAGAGAATGCCACCTGCTCCATATGCACTCGTGAGGGAACAAGTTGATAAGTTGTTAGGCTGGATTCTAACACTTAAACTTCCGGATGGGTATGTTTCAAATATATCTAGGTGTGTGAATCTTGAAAAACATACTATTCAGAGGATGAAATCACATGACTGTCATATTTTTATGCAAAAATTGTTGCCCATTGTTTGTCGTGACTTGCTACCAAGACAAGTTGGTGATGCCATTATTGAGTTGTCTAACTTCTTTCAAGATCTGTGCTCATCTACCTTGAGATACTCTGATTTGTTAAAAATGGAGAAAGATGTAGTGAGGATCATGTCTAAGTTCGAAACCATCTACGTTCCTGGTTTCTTTGACCCGATGGAGCATTTGCCGCTACATTTAGCTACTGAGTGTAAGTTGGGTGGTCctgttacatatagatggatgtATCCTTTTGAAAGATTCTTGCATGGATTGAAGATGAAAGTAAGGAACAAAGCATATCCGGAGGGTTCAATGGCTGAACGCTACATCGAAGAGGAGTGTGTGCACTTTTGCTCACTATATTTTAAATCTGAAATTGAAACAGTGCATAATCAGCTCCGTCGTTTTGAGGCACCTAAAAAGTGCATTGATCCCAACTTGTTAAGTGTTTACACACATCCCACGAAATCCATTGTAAGAAAAGGACATAGAATCTTGAGTGTGGATGAAGATAGACTTATCAAATACTATGTTCTTATTAATACACCGGAGGTTGCAAAGTACTTGAG TGAATTTCACAAGTTGGTGCACAAACAATACCCCGAATTTGATGATGTAGCAAATGAAAGATTTCAAAAAGATCGATTCACAAATTGGTTTGAAAAAAGG GTAGCGGATTATCCAAAACTCAAACAAAAATTTAAGGATTTGATAAGGGGTCCAATGCGTGACGTTGATATTTATAATGGTTGCCATTGCAATGGTTATAAATTTGGATGTGCAAAGTCTAATGAACGCACTTCACCAAATTCCGGTGTGCTTGTTATTG GAACTTCTTATAAGGAGAGTTTTCAAAACAATTATGGTCGACTTGAAGAAATTCTTGAGCTTCACTACCATAATGGACATAAAGTTGTATTATTCAAATGTCATTGGTTTGATCATACAACACATGTCAAAGTGCATAGAAATAGGATGACTACGGTGGACATTAGATCAACCTAA